The Streptomyces seoulensis genome contains a region encoding:
- a CDS encoding serine/threonine-protein kinase codes for MGEVFAGRYELADPIGRGGVGAVWRAWDHRRRRYVAAKVLQQRDAHTLLRFVREQALRIDHPHVLAPASWAADDDQVMFTMDLVSGGSLVHLINDYGPLPPVFVCTLLDQLLSGLSAVHAEGVVHRDIKPANVLLEATGTGRPRLRLSDFGIAMRFGEPRLTETNLVVGTPGYLAPEQLLGAEPDFPGDLFAVGLVALYLLEGAKPDGKEIVRYFLEHGTPGAPARVPEPLWQVIATLLQPDPAARFRTATGARKALAAARELLPEPGPDDEPIEIFDQLGPLPPGFGPEGPHKPAAAVDVRWERRAPGAPDTSGTTTDAPIPNVPAPVSSGAVGLPMSDTGSFHLPPPRPARPAADPQTAAYTARDPRTPPPGRPAREPRTPPVGHRAPHRPRPGPPARVAVPVLLLALVCYAIGFWALARA; via the coding sequence ATGGGTGAGGTCTTCGCGGGGCGGTACGAGCTTGCCGACCCGATCGGGCGTGGCGGTGTGGGCGCGGTATGGCGCGCCTGGGACCACCGCAGACGGCGCTATGTCGCCGCCAAGGTGCTCCAGCAGCGCGACGCCCACACCCTGCTGCGCTTCGTGCGCGAGCAGGCGCTGCGCATCGATCATCCGCATGTGCTGGCACCGGCGAGCTGGGCGGCCGACGACGACCAGGTCATGTTCACCATGGACCTGGTGTCCGGCGGCTCACTGGTCCATCTGATCAACGACTACGGCCCCCTTCCGCCGGTGTTCGTCTGCACCCTGCTGGACCAGTTGCTGTCCGGCCTGAGCGCCGTGCACGCCGAGGGGGTCGTGCACCGGGACATCAAGCCCGCCAACGTGCTGCTGGAGGCCACGGGCACCGGCCGGCCGAGGCTCAGGCTGTCCGACTTCGGCATCGCCATGCGGTTCGGGGAGCCCCGGCTCACCGAGACCAACCTCGTGGTGGGCACGCCGGGGTATCTGGCGCCCGAGCAACTACTGGGGGCCGAACCCGACTTCCCCGGTGACCTGTTCGCCGTGGGCCTGGTCGCCCTGTACCTCCTGGAGGGGGCCAAACCGGACGGCAAGGAGATCGTGCGGTACTTCCTGGAGCACGGGACGCCGGGCGCGCCCGCGCGGGTGCCCGAGCCGCTGTGGCAGGTGATCGCCACCCTGCTCCAGCCCGACCCCGCCGCCCGCTTCCGCACGGCCACGGGTGCGCGCAAGGCGCTCGCCGCCGCAAGGGAACTCCTGCCGGAGCCCGGTCCCGACGACGAACCCATCGAGATCTTCGACCAGCTCGGCCCCCTGCCCCCCGGCTTCGGCCCCGAAGGCCCGCACAAGCCCGCGGCCGCGGTGGACGTGCGCTGGGAACGCCGGGCACCCGGCGCACCGGACACCAGCGGCACCACGACCGACGCACCGATCCCGAACGTCCCCGCCCCCGTGTCCTCGGGCGCCGTCGGCCTGCCCATGTCCGACACCGGCAGCTTCCATCTCCCGCCGCCGCGGCCGGCCCGGCCCGCCGCCGACCCGCAGACCGCCGCGTACACCGCCCGCGACCCGCGCACCCCTCCTCCCGGCCGGCCCGCCCGGGAGCCACGCACCCCTCCCGTCGGCCACCGCGCCCCACACCGCCCGCGTCCCGGCCCCCCGGCCAGGGTGGCGGTCCCGGTGCTGCTGCTGGCGCTGGTCTGTTACGCCATAGGTTTCTGGGCGCTGGCCCGCGCCTGA
- a CDS encoding helix-turn-helix domain-containing protein, producing the protein MDAAQQEATARARELQRNWYGEPLGALFRKLIDDLGLNQARLAAALGLSAPMLSQLMSGQRAKIGNPAVVQRVQLLQELAAQVADGSVSAAEATDRMDEIKKSQGGSVLSNTTQTTSSSGAPTVKRVVREIQSLLRSVAAAGDIIDAADTLAPTHPELAEFLRVYGAGRTADAVAHYQSHQS; encoded by the coding sequence ATGGACGCCGCACAGCAGGAAGCCACCGCGAGAGCGCGGGAGCTGCAGCGGAACTGGTACGGGGAGCCGCTGGGGGCGCTCTTCCGTAAGCTCATCGACGATCTCGGGCTCAATCAGGCCCGGCTCGCCGCCGCTCTGGGGCTGTCGGCTCCGATGCTGTCGCAGTTGATGAGCGGCCAGCGCGCCAAGATCGGCAACCCGGCCGTGGTCCAGCGGGTGCAGCTCCTGCAGGAGCTGGCCGCCCAGGTCGCGGACGGCAGCGTGAGCGCGGCCGAGGCGACCGACCGCATGGACGAGATCAAGAAGTCCCAGGGAGGCTCCGTGCTGAGCAACACCACGCAGACGACGAGCAGTTCGGGCGCGCCGACGGTCAAGCGGGTGGTGCGCGAGATCCAGTCGCTGCTGCGCTCGGTCGCCGCCGCCGGGGACATCATCGACGCCGCGGACACCCTCGCCCCGACCCACCCCGAACTGGCAGAGTTCCTCCGGGTCTACGGCGCGGGCCGCACCGCCGACGCGGTCGCGCACTACCAGTCCCACCAGAGCTGA
- a CDS encoding ferredoxin — MKVSVDRNACYGSAECAYRAPEVFDFVEGYGVVRPGREDSGDDPLVREIAERCPSQAVLLGE; from the coding sequence ATGAAGGTGTCCGTGGACCGGAACGCCTGTTACGGCTCGGCCGAGTGCGCGTACCGCGCTCCCGAGGTCTTCGACTTCGTCGAGGGGTACGGCGTGGTCAGGCCCGGCCGGGAGGATTCCGGCGACGATCCGCTGGTGCGCGAGATCGCGGAGAGGTGTCCTTCGCAGGCTGTGCTGCTGGGGGAATGA
- a CDS encoding DLW-39 family protein codes for MKKLLLVALAAIGGLLVYRQIQADRAEQDLWTEATDSVPTGT; via the coding sequence GTGAAGAAGCTGCTCCTGGTCGCACTGGCCGCCATCGGCGGTCTCCTTGTGTACCGCCAGATCCAGGCGGATCGCGCCGAGCAGGACCTGTGGACGGAAGCCACCGACTCCGTGCCCACCGGTACCTGA
- a CDS encoding DUF6344 domain-containing protein, with product MARNKVMTLWTAIVTAFLALCTALGLVTATAPAASARTESPSHGSTEHTAPTAPAATSHQVWSQARALPPTMKQRIRAEAHGKSPHCRHRALTGRETGTGTPHRVAAPDRTETTHRQESTEQYASHLDC from the coding sequence ATGGCCAGGAACAAGGTCATGACGCTGTGGACCGCCATCGTCACCGCCTTCCTCGCGCTGTGCACGGCGCTCGGACTCGTCACCGCGACCGCCCCGGCCGCCTCGGCCCGCACCGAGAGCCCGAGTCACGGCAGCACGGAGCACACCGCCCCGACGGCACCGGCGGCCACGAGCCACCAGGTCTGGTCACAAGCCAGAGCCCTGCCCCCCACGATGAAGCAGCGCATCCGGGCCGAGGCCCACGGGAAGTCCCCCCACTGCCGGCACCGCGCCCTCACCGGACGGGAGACGGGCACCGGTACCCCGCACCGCGTCGCCGCCCCGGACCGCACCGAGACCACCCACCGCCAGGAGAGCACCGAGCAGTACGCGTCCCACCTCGACTGCTGA